The nucleotide window AGCGGGCGGTGTTGATGCTGAGATCGTAGAACTCGCGCTCGTCGATGTCGATCTCGTAGTAGGACTTGTAGCGCCCGGCTTCGCTGACCTCCCGAACGCGCATCTCGGCTTCGGTCTCGACGCGGTCTTCGATACGATCGAGCCGGACGTGCTCGGGAGCATCCAGCCAGATCCGAAGGTCGGCGCGTTCGCCGGCGAGCCAGCCGGCTAAGCGCGACTCGAGGATGAACGGTTTGTTCGCCGTCCCCCACTCCTCGGCGATCGCCTGCAGCCGCTGATCGAGCGCCCGGTCGATCTCGTCGGACTCCTCTGCCTTCGCCGTCAATTGATTGAGACTCAGCTCTCGTTCGTCCGCGATTTCGCGGAAGATGTCCCCGCCCGAGACGTACGGACAGCCCATCGCCTCGGCGAGCTGTTCACACAGCGTCGTCGCCCCACAGCCCGGTGGGCCGGAGACCGTAATGAAGAGTGTCGTATCGATCTCGACCGTCGACGGATCATCCGTGGACATACACGGACACTCACTGTTCTGCCTAAAAAGGTATCCGGCCGACGACGTCCTCGAGACATCGTGACAGCCGAACGCGGAGGGTTGTCCGCGTCGTCAGAAAAACGGCACGCGTCGCGTCTCGATCGCGACGTCGACGTGGTCGAAGCGTGGATCATCCGCGAGGGACGCGACGACGTCTCGCTGGGAGGCGGCGTCGCTGGTGCTGACCAGCGTCATCTGCCCTCCGTATCGAGTGTCGACGTCGTCACGCCACTCGAGTTCGAGTTTGGCGCGGCGAAAGCGGGTCCCCTCGAGGAGCCGAATTGACTCGAGGGCCTCGAGCGGAACGGCGAAGTTCTCCTCGGCGAGATCCTCGAGTTCCTCGGGTCGACTGTCGTCGACGACGGCCCGGTCGCGCTCGCCCATATCGGCTCGCAACAGCATCGACCGGTACGATTCGCCGACGAAACACCAGACGACGCGATCGTCGGTCACGACCAGCTCCCAGAACTCGATCGAGTTCGGCCGCTGACGGAGCCAGTGCGTGAGTCGGGCGATCGGGGTATCGGTCTCTGTCATAGTCTCGAGGGACGGTGTCATCGTTCGAGCAGCGCGTGTAAGTCAGTGGGCACGCTTCGGTCCGCTGCGACCGTCTGGACGTACACCGAGACGCCGACGAACAGAGCGGTGGCGACCAACAGTGCGACCGTGCCGACCGGGAAGACGTCCGGGTATGGGTACCACCACATGATCGATGCCGCCAGCCCGTCGAAGCCGGCGACCTCGAGCGCCATCGGCACGGCGCTAAAGACGATGTTGATGCCGAGTCCGGCGACCAGTGCGACGATCGCTCCTTCTTTCGTCGCGCCCTTCCAGTTTAGCCCGAAGACGACGACGGGGACGAACGCGGCGGCAAAAAAGCCCCAGCCGATCGTGCCGAGAATGCCGACCAGCGCGTCGGAGTAGTAGACGACGCCGGTCGAGAGGATCGTCAGCCCGGCCAGCGCACCCTGTGTCACGCGGAGTTCGGTCTGGTCGTCTTTGATCGGGTGGCCGAGCGCTCGCGGGATGTCCCGCGAGGCGGCTGCCGCGCCGATGTTGAGGAACGAATCGCTCGTGGACATGATCGCCGCGAGCAGTGCCGCGAGGATGAGCCCGGCGACGACACTCGGCGTGTACTCGAGGACGAAGACGGGGCCGACCTCCGAGGCGGCGAACGTCTCGCCGATCTCGCCGGCTTCGACCATTGACCGCATCGAGAGTCCCGCCGAGAACGCGATCAGACTCGAGATGGCATAGGAGATCGCCGCGATGGGGGCACCCCATTTCAGGATCGTCATGTTCCGACTCATGTAGAACTTGGTGATCAGGTGGGGTTGGCCGGCCGCACCGACGGAGAACAGGATCCACCACGCGATCGCCACGAGGACGGCGGCACTCGCAGAGCCCATCGCGCCGAACGGAGAGACGAGGTTCGGATCCGCACTCGCCAGATTTCGCGAGATGGTGCCCATGCCGCCACCGAATGAGATGGCGTAGGCGAAGACGAAGCCGGCTCCGACGATCATCGTGATCGCTTGCAGGAAGTCAGTCCAGACGCCGGCGATCATGCCGCCGAGCATACTGTACAACAGCAAGATCAACGCACCGCCGAGCAGGCCCCAGATGACGGGGATGCCGAAGATCGCCCGCATGACGAACTGGAGGGCAGCGAGGTTCGTCGCGAGGTAGGCGACCACGCCGATGATGACCGCGAGTCCGGTCAGGCCGCGGACGGTGTCGCTTTCGTAGCGGGCGTACATCGCGTCCGCGAGGG belongs to Natronorubrum aibiense and includes:
- the cmk gene encoding (d)CMP kinase, whose protein sequence is MSTDDPSTVEIDTTLFITVSGPPGCGATTLCEQLAEAMGCPYVSGGDIFREIADERELSLNQLTAKAEESDEIDRALDQRLQAIAEEWGTANKPFILESRLAGWLAGERADLRIWLDAPEHVRLDRIEDRVETEAEMRVREVSEAGRYKSYYEIDIDEREFYDLSINTARWSKRSVFELVRAALEEYDPEVDEGAFSTPPVEL
- a CDS encoding sodium/proline symporter, with the translated sequence MSNAPAVQPIPLQEGGIPVADDPVILGFGIVYLFVVMLIGVWGWMRTNSTSDFLITGKNVGTWVLALTAFSVIQSGFGFVGGPELVYSFGTTALWIFFTAPLGFLLTWVVLAKRMRLMADVRNVLTLADAMYARYESDTVRGLTGLAVIIGVVAYLATNLAALQFVMRAIFGIPVIWGLLGGALILLLYSMLGGMIAGVWTDFLQAITMIVGAGFVFAYAISFGGGMGTISRNLASADPNLVSPFGAMGSASAAVLVAIAWWILFSVGAAGQPHLITKFYMSRNMTILKWGAPIAAISYAISSLIAFSAGLSMRSMVEAGEIGETFAASEVGPVFVLEYTPSVVAGLILAALLAAIMSTSDSFLNIGAAAASRDIPRALGHPIKDDQTELRVTQGALAGLTILSTGVVYYSDALVGILGTIGWGFFAAAFVPVVVFGLNWKGATKEGAIVALVAGLGINIVFSAVPMALEVAGFDGLAASIMWWYPYPDVFPVGTVALLVATALFVGVSVYVQTVAADRSVPTDLHALLER